A window from Synechococcus sp. RSCCF101 encodes these proteins:
- the istB gene encoding IS21-like element helper ATPase IstB — MAMRLARFPCVRTLGGFEFEAQPSIDPAQIRELATCRWIANGDNLVLLGPPGVGKTPLEVALGREAIRLGHSVLFCSAAELIGSLARAQQQGELARQLTYYGKPRLLIIDELGYLPLEHDAAYLFFQLISRRYEQGSVLISSNRAVTEWGEVFGDQVVATAILDRLLHHSHVLTIRGDSYRLREKRRSGLIRSPQATAPSSGANSSASPSPEEKS, encoded by the coding sequence ATGGCCATGCGCCTGGCCCGTTTCCCATGCGTCCGGACGCTGGGGGGATTCGAATTCGAGGCCCAGCCCTCGATCGATCCCGCCCAGATCCGGGAGCTGGCCACCTGCCGCTGGATCGCCAACGGCGACAACCTGGTCCTGCTCGGCCCACCCGGGGTGGGGAAGACCCCTCTGGAGGTGGCGCTGGGACGGGAGGCGATCCGTCTGGGCCACAGCGTGCTGTTCTGTTCCGCCGCCGAGCTGATCGGCAGCCTGGCGCGGGCCCAGCAGCAGGGCGAACTGGCGCGGCAGCTCACGTACTACGGCAAGCCGAGGCTGCTGATCATCGACGAGCTGGGCTATCTGCCCCTGGAGCACGACGCCGCTTACCTGTTCTTCCAGCTGATCTCCCGCCGCTATGAGCAGGGCAGCGTGCTGATCAGCTCCAATCGGGCGGTCACGGAGTGGGGAGAGGTGTTCGGTGATCAGGTGGTCGCCACCGCGATCCTCGATCGCTTGCTGCACCACAGCCATGTGCTGACGATCCGGGGCGACAGCTACCGGCTCAGGGAAAAGCGCCGATCGGGCCTGATCCGCTCACCGCAGGCCACCGCCCCCAGCTCCGGAGCCAACAGCAGTGCTTCCCCATCCCCAGAAGAGAAGTCCTGA
- a CDS encoding transposase family protein, with translation MPQIASDATDLDLITYLRAIPDARMRRGVRIPAWYLLLVAVLGILSRCESLRDLERFARRHHAVLIEALGIELRRPPSDSAFRYFFLQVDVTAVCDAIRDWTIAQIPDGAADLDQLVCDGKTLRGSAEPTAGGGSAFIAQVTLYSAALGR, from the coding sequence GTGCCCCAGATCGCCTCTGACGCAACTGATCTCGACCTGATCACCTACCTCCGGGCTATTCCTGATGCCCGCATGCGCCGGGGCGTTCGCATCCCGGCCTGGTACCTGCTCCTGGTGGCGGTTCTCGGAATCCTGAGCCGGTGCGAGAGCCTCCGGGATCTGGAGCGCTTTGCCCGGCGCCATCACGCTGTTCTCATCGAGGCGCTTGGGATCGAACTGCGGCGCCCACCGTCTGATTCCGCCTTCCGCTACTTCTTCCTGCAGGTGGATGTCACGGCCGTCTGCGATGCCATTCGCGACTGGACGATCGCTCAGATCCCTGATGGTGCGGCCGATCTCGATCAGCTGGTGTGTGACGGCAAGACGTTGCGGGGCTCGGCAGAGCCCACCGCTGGCGGTGGCTCGGCCTTCATTGCCCAGGTGACGCTCTACTCCGCGGCCCTGGGCCGGTGA
- a CDS encoding IS3 family transposase has translation MIGEAKASGATLSAACGEIGISLRTLKRWRKAFLGDGDGEDRRRGSPRHVAHRLSEEERQRILLTCNQPEYASLPPGQIVPALADQDLFIGSESSLYRVLHAHGQAHRRGRARPPQEPRPVPRLRADRPNAVWSWDITYLPTTVRGVWLYLYLVIDVWSRKVVAWDVAEREDAQIAADLVGRACLRERISRGCRQPLVLHADNGNAMRAATLEARLEELGVLRSFSRPRVSNDNPYSESLFRTVKYRPDYPKRPFTSKAEACEWVASFVDWYNHQHRHSGIKFVTPDQRHSGDAAELCRRRADVYEKARQKHPRRWSRSTRC, from the coding sequence TTGATCGGTGAGGCCAAGGCCAGCGGAGCCACCCTCAGCGCTGCCTGCGGGGAGATCGGCATTTCCCTGCGCACCCTCAAGCGCTGGCGGAAGGCCTTTCTGGGTGATGGGGACGGAGAAGACCGCCGTAGAGGCAGCCCTCGCCATGTCGCCCACCGCCTGAGCGAGGAAGAACGCCAGCGGATCCTGCTCACCTGCAACCAACCGGAGTACGCCTCGCTGCCGCCGGGACAGATCGTGCCCGCACTGGCCGATCAGGACCTGTTCATCGGCTCCGAGTCCAGCTTGTACCGGGTGCTGCACGCGCATGGTCAGGCCCATCGCCGGGGCCGTGCACGACCACCACAGGAGCCACGGCCTGTGCCACGGCTGCGAGCGGATCGCCCCAATGCTGTGTGGTCGTGGGACATCACCTATCTGCCCACCACGGTGCGGGGTGTGTGGCTGTACCTCTATCTGGTGATCGACGTCTGGAGCCGCAAGGTGGTGGCCTGGGATGTCGCCGAACGAGAAGACGCGCAGATCGCCGCTGACCTGGTGGGTCGGGCCTGCCTGCGGGAGCGGATCAGCAGAGGCTGCCGCCAACCGCTGGTTCTCCACGCCGACAACGGCAACGCCATGCGGGCCGCCACCCTCGAGGCCCGGTTGGAAGAGCTGGGGGTGCTGCGTTCGTTCTCCCGGCCCCGGGTGTCGAACGACAATCCCTACTCGGAATCCCTGTTCCGAACCGTCAAATACCGTCCTGACTACCCGAAAAGGCCATTCACCAGCAAGGCAGAGGCCTGCGAGTGGGTGGCGTCGTTCGTGGATTGGTACAACCACCAGCACCGCCACAGCGGCATCAAGTTCGTGACGCCGGACCAGCGCCACAGCGGGGATGCGGCCGAACTCTGCCGGCGTCGTGCCGATGTCTACGAGAAGGCCCGGCAGAAGCACCCGCGTCGATGGAGCCGATCCACCCGCTGCTAG
- a CDS encoding DUF924 family protein, whose translation MSQPTYRLLCSLALGVACILPFARFAAADENVFAGQLSETLDEGANGTACADVTFKARQRHLASTDPAAMTVLRFWFEEWDEDMIEGGKGRYNEKWFPHGAKGIEGSKEVDRIIRERFMTIFEAATNEGSGHLVQGWDIRSNPYENLAFILLIDQFARNMFRGTERSYRHDHLALQAARINLQKCFYSFYFTGYQKLFVVYPFMHDEELNSQIISLLYLRRLNEDDDHQFEFLNAFEKGMEHFQIILMFGRFPHRNVRRGRPSTAQEETYLERYGEPGFIDGSKW comes from the coding sequence ATGAGTCAGCCTACGTACCGGCTTCTCTGTTCCCTCGCACTAGGAGTTGCTTGCATTCTCCCTTTCGCCCGTTTCGCCGCTGCGGATGAAAACGTTTTTGCCGGTCAGCTCTCAGAGACCCTGGATGAGGGGGCGAACGGTACGGCATGCGCAGACGTCACGTTCAAAGCACGCCAGAGACATCTAGCGAGTACAGACCCCGCAGCAATGACAGTACTTCGTTTCTGGTTTGAAGAGTGGGATGAAGACATGATTGAGGGCGGAAAAGGGCGATATAATGAAAAATGGTTTCCCCACGGCGCGAAAGGGATTGAGGGAAGCAAGGAGGTCGACAGGATTATAAGGGAGAGATTCATGACCATCTTTGAGGCCGCAACGAATGAAGGCTCAGGGCACTTGGTTCAGGGGTGGGATATTCGGAGTAATCCATATGAGAACCTGGCTTTCATCCTCTTGATCGATCAGTTTGCAAGGAATATGTTTCGAGGTACTGAGCGTTCCTATCGGCATGATCACCTAGCACTACAAGCGGCCAGAATCAACCTCCAGAAATGCTTCTATTCCTTTTATTTTACTGGTTATCAGAAGCTCTTCGTGGTTTATCCGTTCATGCACGATGAAGAATTGAACTCACAGATCATCTCATTGCTCTATCTCAGAAGGCTTAATGAAGACGATGACCACCAGTTTGAGTTTCTCAACGCTTTTGAAAAAGGGATGGAGCACTTTCAGATCATTTTAATGTTTGGTCGTTTTCCCCATCGAAATGTCAGACGTGGACGTCCAAGCACTGCTCAAGAGGAGACATATCTTGAAAGATATGGAGAGCCTGGGTTTATTGATGGTTCGAAGTGGTAG
- a CDS encoding cation:dicarboxylate symporter family transporter, with protein MNRSLRLRLQLPWNYDLPTQVLLGFILGILAGILVGEMAESLQFIGDIYIRLIQMPVLPYIITSLVAGLGKLDYREARTLFTRAGFVMVVLWSIVIFQLLIVPLAFPAWDASSFFSSSLLNEAKAISFLDLFVPSNPFAAMAQTIIPAVVLFSITLGLAIIGIPEKGRLVEYMDGLTRALTRIVNFVARLSPIGVFAISASAAGTLNPDDFGRLQVYIVVQAAMALFLSFWVLPGLITILTGISYRKLLTPLQTSLVTAFATANLLIVLPSLVETSQRLFKELASSTEAEEGRSAIEVLVPTSFNFPSTGRLLTLFFLPFAAWYGGSQLPWNDYPVLISAGIASLFGSSVVSVQFLLDSLQLPADMLQLYIAADVSSSRFTTLVAAVHTVAIALLGTCAMTGSLKFPRRRLIRFSLATVLLNLMLVGIIQVGFTYGFSDGYTKDQLLKSLGFLRARPSSPAPVDRSFLTSDSQWPSAANANKAAYPPAVLRACYKPNTYPLAFTNNSDQLVGFNIEMAYLMAKSLERDLTLVPIPSRVRSAEELASFLRLAQCNISVNETPVTPDRIGWIDFAPAIKNYSLGFVMPDYARGDFSDWTKIKRLGSVRIGVTADVPYYETLLQTMLPEAKLIAVDSPDVLLDPEKSGYLDALATSAETGSAWTLLHPSYGVTIPKPLVSVPVAYPLPKTDDQLNEIISTWVRLKLSDRTIDDLFGYWIEGNVDEVTPPRWSVLRDVLGWVH; from the coding sequence ATGAATCGCTCTCTGCGACTGCGACTCCAATTACCATGGAATTATGATCTGCCGACGCAAGTTCTACTGGGCTTCATCCTAGGCATTCTTGCCGGAATATTGGTTGGAGAGATGGCTGAGTCTCTCCAGTTCATTGGAGACATCTATATCCGACTCATACAGATGCCAGTACTTCCCTACATCATTACTTCGCTGGTGGCAGGTCTGGGTAAACTTGACTATAGAGAAGCTAGGACACTGTTCACTAGAGCTGGGTTCGTGATGGTTGTCCTCTGGAGCATCGTTATCTTTCAGCTACTGATTGTCCCTCTTGCATTTCCTGCTTGGGATGCGTCGTCTTTCTTCAGTAGCAGTCTACTCAACGAAGCCAAGGCGATCAGTTTTCTTGATCTTTTCGTGCCGAGCAATCCCTTCGCGGCGATGGCCCAGACGATTATTCCAGCTGTTGTTCTCTTCAGCATCACATTGGGTCTAGCCATCATTGGAATTCCAGAGAAGGGAAGGTTGGTCGAATATATGGATGGGCTCACACGAGCCCTGACGCGGATCGTCAACTTCGTGGCAAGGCTTAGTCCAATAGGCGTATTTGCTATCAGCGCCAGTGCTGCTGGCACTCTTAATCCCGATGACTTTGGGAGACTCCAAGTCTATATTGTAGTGCAAGCAGCTATGGCTCTTTTCCTTTCCTTTTGGGTGCTGCCGGGCCTGATAACGATCCTTACAGGAATATCTTATCGTAAGCTCCTTACTCCCTTACAGACATCTCTTGTTACGGCCTTTGCGACAGCAAACCTGTTGATCGTCTTGCCATCACTAGTTGAGACGAGTCAGCGTTTGTTTAAAGAGCTTGCGTCTAGTACTGAAGCTGAAGAAGGTCGATCTGCGATTGAAGTCCTCGTCCCGACATCCTTCAACTTTCCCAGCACGGGTCGTCTTCTTACCCTGTTCTTTCTGCCTTTCGCGGCCTGGTATGGAGGCTCACAGCTGCCTTGGAATGACTACCCAGTCTTGATCTCTGCTGGCATTGCAAGCCTGTTTGGCAGCTCAGTTGTATCGGTACAGTTCCTCCTTGATTCGCTGCAACTACCTGCAGATATGCTGCAGCTCTATATCGCTGCAGACGTCTCGTCTTCTAGGTTTACAACTCTAGTGGCGGCTGTTCATACCGTGGCTATAGCGCTACTGGGTACCTGCGCTATGACTGGGTCGCTCAAATTTCCCCGCCGCAGACTGATCCGCTTCTCGCTGGCTACTGTACTTCTTAACCTGATGCTTGTTGGCATCATCCAGGTTGGTTTTACCTACGGATTCTCGGATGGCTATACGAAAGATCAGCTGCTCAAGAGTCTTGGTTTTCTGCGCGCCAGACCATCAAGCCCGGCCCCAGTCGATAGGTCATTTCTGACATCTGACTCGCAGTGGCCGTCAGCAGCTAATGCAAACAAAGCTGCATATCCTCCTGCAGTCTTGCGCGCATGTTATAAACCCAATACATATCCCCTGGCGTTCACCAACAATTCAGATCAACTTGTTGGTTTTAACATTGAGATGGCTTATCTCATGGCCAAGAGCCTTGAGCGTGATCTCACGCTGGTACCAATTCCATCACGGGTGAGATCAGCAGAAGAACTGGCATCCTTTCTTCGGCTTGCTCAGTGCAATATCAGTGTTAACGAAACGCCTGTTACCCCAGATCGAATCGGCTGGATCGACTTTGCTCCGGCAATCAAGAACTATTCGCTGGGGTTCGTGATGCCCGACTATGCAAGAGGCGACTTCAGTGACTGGACCAAGATCAAACGTCTTGGTTCCGTACGTATTGGTGTGACAGCGGACGTTCCCTACTACGAGACGCTGCTTCAAACGATGCTCCCTGAGGCAAAGCTTATTGCTGTCGACTCACCAGATGTGTTACTTGATCCGGAGAAGTCTGGATATCTTGATGCGCTTGCAACCTCTGCGGAAACGGGATCTGCCTGGACCCTCTTACACCCGAGCTATGGAGTCACTATCCCAAAACCACTGGTGTCTGTGCCAGTCGCCTATCCTTTACCAAAGACTGATGATCAGCTGAATGAGATTATTTCAACATGGGTTCGCCTAAAGCTCTCTGATAGAACGATCGATGATCTGTTCGGCTACTGGATTGAAGGCAATGTCGATGAAGTCACTCCACCACGTTGGTCTGTCCTTCGGGACGTTCTGGGCTGGGTTCATTAA
- a CDS encoding transposase: protein MRRYSEAVKADVKRRMSPPERQSVARISEELGIHVVTLYNWRKAWRLQGEVVPASEREPEGWSAADKFTVVLETAGLNDTELGAYCRERGLFPEQVSRWRQAATDANAAPVLTRAEQKDLERLRARDQREIKALKKELQRKEKALAEAAALLVLRKKWEAFCSEDAEG from the coding sequence ATGCGTCGTTACAGCGAGGCCGTCAAGGCTGATGTCAAGAGACGAATGAGCCCGCCCGAGCGACAGAGCGTGGCTCGGATTTCCGAGGAGCTGGGCATCCACGTGGTGACCCTCTACAACTGGAGAAAGGCCTGGCGTCTGCAGGGAGAGGTGGTGCCCGCATCCGAGAGGGAGCCAGAAGGCTGGAGCGCTGCCGACAAGTTCACGGTGGTGCTGGAGACCGCTGGCCTCAACGACACCGAGCTCGGTGCCTACTGCCGTGAGCGGGGGCTGTTCCCTGAGCAGGTGAGCCGCTGGCGTCAGGCCGCCACCGATGCCAACGCCGCGCCAGTGCTGACGAGGGCCGAGCAGAAGGATCTGGAGAGGCTCCGCGCCCGGGACCAGCGAGAGATCAAGGCCCTCAAGAAGGAGCTGCAGCGCAAGGAGAAGGCCCTGGCGGAGGCAGCAGCACTGCTGGTGCTGCGAAAAAAGTGGGAGGCCTTCTGCTCGGAGGACGCGGAAGGCTGA
- a CDS encoding type III polyketide synthase, with amino-acid sequence MPLTLHGIGTAVPEQAVSAEESIALAERVNAERPEQAGLVRRIHQRSQVHRRGSVLLEGSGRQLPIQQRLPFYGEESPGTADRMRAFARHATPLALKACRAAFRDSGLRPESITHLVTVSCTGFEAPGVDLALIETLALSASVQRTHVGFMGCHGALNGLRVARAYAEADAGAVVLLCSVELCSLHLHYGWEPEKLVANALFADGAAAVVASASPPATGRSLVLRANGATVIPGSRNLMHWQIGDHGFSMGLSPRVPTVVAEALKPWLEGWLDTAALRVEAIRSWALHPGGPKILTACAEALKLSPAQLTASREVLHDHGNMSSATVLFILERLRRSAESGPCLALAFGPGLSAEAALLDLSD; translated from the coding sequence ATGCCCCTGACGCTCCACGGGATCGGCACGGCCGTGCCGGAACAGGCGGTGAGTGCCGAGGAGTCCATCGCCCTGGCGGAGCGTGTGAACGCGGAGCGGCCCGAGCAGGCCGGACTGGTGCGCAGAATCCACCAGCGATCCCAGGTCCACAGACGGGGCTCCGTTCTGCTCGAGGGGTCCGGCCGGCAGCTCCCGATCCAGCAGCGCCTGCCGTTCTACGGCGAGGAGAGCCCGGGCACGGCAGACAGGATGCGCGCCTTCGCTCGTCATGCCACGCCGCTGGCCCTGAAGGCCTGCCGGGCTGCATTCAGGGATTCCGGATTGCGGCCGGAGAGCATCACCCATCTGGTCACGGTGAGTTGCACCGGCTTCGAGGCACCCGGAGTGGATCTCGCCCTGATCGAGACGTTGGCTCTGTCTGCTTCTGTGCAGAGAACCCATGTGGGGTTCATGGGCTGCCACGGAGCCCTGAACGGGCTTCGCGTTGCCCGGGCCTACGCGGAAGCGGATGCAGGAGCTGTGGTGCTGCTGTGCTCGGTGGAGCTGTGCAGTCTTCACCTGCACTACGGCTGGGAACCGGAGAAGCTGGTCGCCAACGCCCTGTTCGCGGATGGAGCCGCAGCGGTGGTGGCCTCGGCGTCACCTCCAGCAACGGGCAGGTCCCTCGTGCTTCGCGCCAACGGCGCCACAGTGATTCCCGGCAGCCGAAACCTCATGCACTGGCAGATCGGCGATCACGGCTTCTCGATGGGCCTCTCGCCCAGGGTCCCGACCGTGGTGGCTGAGGCTCTGAAGCCCTGGCTGGAGGGTTGGCTGGACACTGCGGCACTCCGTGTCGAGGCCATTCGCAGCTGGGCCCTGCATCCCGGCGGGCCGAAGATTCTCACGGCCTGTGCCGAGGCCCTGAAGTTGTCTCCCGCGCAGCTGACGGCATCACGAGAGGTGTTGCACGATCACGGCAACATGTCGTCGGCGACCGTGCTCTTCATTCTTGAGCGGTTACGCCGCAGCGCTGAGAGCGGACCCTGCCTGGCTCTGGCCTTCGGCCCCGGGCTCAGCGCCGAGGCCGCTCTGCTCGATCTCTCGGACTGA
- the istA gene encoding IS21 family transposase — METPQEVERMLQLHARGLSQRTIAHELGCCPRTVRRYLRQGGWQPYGQPRRSRRLDEQIAWLREQFEQHRGNAEVLRQELLRQKGIDVSQRTVERAVAAWRRELRIRQLATVRYETPPGRQLQADFGQCAVSIGGERRRVHLCVLTLGYSRRLVVRPYGHERQANWLQAMEEAFRHWGGIPEQVPVDNARALVRRHDPASGELVFHPTFLAFAEHWGFTPRACRPYRPRTKGKDERGVRYVKGSGLAGHTFRSWGAMEAHLAWWMREVADVRRHGTTGERPLERFQRDEASALRPLCGKPSFLAEREQKRVVAKDCCIQLEGNWYSAPQQLIGQRITAQVRHQTVRLLHRGRIVAEHPLQSANHRCRQVIRSHWQGLLPAEQLQQARASLQPAIPDRCQATPAVGPPATRAVRTSSLARSLSDYAAVLTEVEA; from the coding sequence ATGGAAACACCCCAGGAGGTGGAGCGGATGCTGCAGCTCCATGCCCGCGGCCTCAGCCAGCGAACGATCGCCCATGAACTGGGCTGCTGTCCGCGGACCGTTCGCCGCTATCTGCGCCAGGGCGGCTGGCAGCCCTACGGCCAGCCCCGGCGCAGCCGGCGCCTCGATGAGCAGATCGCCTGGCTGCGCGAGCAGTTTGAGCAGCATCGCGGCAATGCCGAGGTGCTCCGCCAGGAACTGCTGCGGCAGAAGGGCATTGATGTGTCCCAGCGCACGGTGGAACGGGCCGTGGCGGCCTGGCGCCGCGAGCTGCGGATCCGTCAGCTGGCCACCGTGCGCTACGAGACGCCACCCGGCCGGCAGCTCCAGGCCGACTTTGGCCAGTGCGCCGTGAGCATTGGTGGGGAGCGCCGTCGGGTGCACCTGTGCGTGCTCACGCTCGGCTACTCGCGCCGTCTGGTGGTGCGGCCGTACGGCCATGAGCGGCAGGCGAACTGGCTGCAGGCGATGGAGGAGGCCTTCCGACACTGGGGCGGCATTCCCGAGCAGGTGCCGGTGGACAACGCCCGCGCCCTGGTCCGCCGGCACGATCCCGCCAGCGGTGAGCTGGTGTTTCATCCCACCTTCCTCGCCTTTGCCGAGCACTGGGGGTTCACGCCCCGTGCCTGCCGCCCCTACCGGCCTCGCACCAAGGGCAAGGACGAGCGAGGGGTGCGCTACGTCAAGGGCAGCGGTCTGGCCGGACACACCTTCCGCAGCTGGGGTGCCATGGAGGCCCATCTGGCCTGGTGGATGCGCGAGGTGGCGGATGTCCGTCGTCACGGCACCACCGGAGAACGGCCCCTGGAGCGGTTCCAGCGGGACGAGGCCAGTGCCCTGAGGCCGCTGTGCGGCAAGCCCTCGTTCCTGGCTGAGCGGGAACAGAAGCGAGTGGTGGCCAAGGACTGCTGCATTCAGCTGGAGGGGAACTGGTATTCCGCTCCCCAGCAGCTGATCGGCCAGCGGATCACGGCGCAGGTCCGCCATCAGACGGTGCGATTGCTGCACCGGGGCCGGATCGTGGCGGAGCACCCACTCCAGAGCGCGAACCACCGCTGCCGTCAGGTGATCAGAAGCCACTGGCAGGGCCTGCTGCCGGCCGAGCAGCTGCAGCAGGCACGCGCTTCCCTGCAGCCAGCCATCCCCGACAGGTGTCAGGCGACACCCGCTGTTGGTCCTCCGGCGACACGAGCGGTGCGCACCTCCAGCCTGGCCCGATCCCTGAGCGACTACGCCGCCGTGCTGACGGAGGTGGAGGCATGA
- a CDS encoding IS3 family transposase (programmed frameshift), with translation MKRIRHTPEQIIRKLKTAEQLIAQGKTVNEVCRVIEVTQPTYHRWRQQFGGMQAEEAKRLTQLEKENARLKKLLAEAELEKAMLKDLAGGKLLSPERRRRAVVVLQQRHRASERFACRVVGQHRSTQRHGGRTPGVEETKLRRRLREIAADHIRWGRRMAHRVLRREGWAVNHKRVQRIWREEGLQRPTPRRQKRARPADGSVRRHRAEYPHQVWAMDFQFDATADGRRLKFLNVIDEHSRLCLAIRVGRRCKARDVVAVLEELTSLYPAPAFIRSDNGPEFIAHALRRWCKTSGTTTATIEPGSPWQNGFAESFNGRFRDEFLNTELFTTAPEAQILADRWRWEYNSLRPHSALQGRTPLEAAQQGAAA, from the exons ATGAAACGAATCCGCCACACACCCGAGCAGATCATCCGCAAGCTCAAGACCGCAGAGCAGCTGATCGCCCAGGGCAAGACCGTCAACGAGGTCTGCCGCGTGATCGAGGTGACACAGCCGACGTACCACCGCTGGCGGCAGCAGTTTGGAGGGATGCAGGCCGAGGAGGCCAAGCGCCTGACCCAGCTGGAGAAGGAGAACGCCCGACTCAAGAAGCTGCTGGCCGAGGCCGAGCTGGAGAAGGCAATGCTGAAAGACCTTGCCG GAGGGAAACTTCTGAGCCCGGAACGCAGGCGCAGGGCCGTGGTTGTCCTGCAGCAGCGTCACCGGGCATCGGAGCGGTTCGCCTGCCGGGTGGTGGGCCAGCACCGCAGCACCCAACGCCATGGCGGCAGGACCCCTGGGGTTGAGGAGACCAAGCTCCGGCGGCGGCTGAGGGAGATCGCCGCCGACCACATCCGCTGGGGCCGGCGGATGGCTCACCGCGTGCTGCGGCGCGAGGGCTGGGCCGTGAACCACAAACGGGTGCAACGGATCTGGCGGGAGGAGGGTCTGCAGCGCCCCACTCCCCGCAGGCAGAAACGGGCACGGCCCGCTGACGGCTCGGTGCGTCGACACCGGGCCGAGTATCCCCACCAGGTGTGGGCCATGGACTTCCAGTTCGATGCCACCGCTGATGGCCGGCGGCTCAAGTTCCTGAACGTGATCGATGAGCACAGCCGTCTCTGCCTGGCCATCCGGGTGGGCAGGCGCTGCAAGGCCAGGGACGTGGTGGCCGTGCTGGAGGAGCTGACCAGCCTCTACCCCGCGCCGGCGTTCATCCGATCGGACAACGGCCCCGAGTTCATTGCCCACGCGCTGCGGCGGTGGTGCAAGACCAGTGGCACGACAACGGCGACCATCGAACCGGGATCTCCGTGGCAGAACGGCTTTGCCGAGTCGTTCAACGGGAGATTCAGGGATGAGTTCCTCAACACCGAGCTGTTCACCACGGCTCCTGAGGCTCAGATCCTGGCCGACCGCTGGCGCTGGGAGTACAACTCCCTCAGGCCGCATTCGGCCCTCCAGGGGCGTACGCCCCTGGAGGCAGCTCAACAAGGAGCTGCCGCATGA
- a CDS encoding IS3 family transposase (programmed frameshift) — MRCYSEAVKADVKRRMSPPERQSVARISEELGIHVVTLYNWRKAWRLQGEVVPASEREPEGWSAADKFTVVLETAGVNDTELGAYCRERGLFPEQVSRWRQAATDANAAPVLTRAEQKDLERLRARDQREIKALKKELQRKEKALAEAAALLVLRKKGGLLLGGRGRLTSAAHRQKAIALIGEAKASGATLSAACGEIGISLRTLKRWRKAFLGDGDGEDRRRGSPRHVAHRLSEEERQRILLTCNQPEYASLPPGQIVPALADQDLFIGSESSLYRVLHAHGQAHRRGRARPPQEPRPVPRLRADRPNAVWSWDITYLPTTVRGVWLYLYLVIDVWSRKVVAWDVAEREDAQIAADLVGRACLRERISRGCRQPLVLHADNGNAMRAATLEARLEELGVLRSFSRPRVSNDNPYSESLFRTVKYRPDYPKRPFTSKAEACEWVASFVDWYNHQHRHSGIKFVTPDQRHSGDAAELCRRRADVYEKARQKHPRRWSRSTRCWRQPAVVWINKPPEEPQRALAIPLGQAA; from the exons ATGCGTTGTTACAGCGAGGCCGTCAAGGCTGATGTCAAGAGACGAATGAGCCCGCCCGAGCGACAGAGCGTGGCTCGGATTTCCGAGGAGCTGGGCATCCACGTGGTGACCCTCTACAACTGGAGAAAGGCCTGGCGTCTGCAGGGAGAGGTGGTGCCCGCATCCGAGAGGGAGCCAGAAGGCTGGAGCGCTGCCGACAAGTTCACGGTGGTGCTGGAGACCGCTGGAGTCAACGACACCGAGCTCGGTGCCTACTGCCGTGAGCGGGGGCTGTTCCCTGAGCAGGTGAGCCGCTGGCGTCAGGCCGCCACCGATGCCAACGCCGCGCCAGTGCTGACGAGGGCCGAGCAGAAGGATCTGGAGAGGCTCCGCGCCCGGGACCAGCGAGAGATCAAGGCCCTCAAGAAGGAGCTGCAGCGCAAGGAGAAGGCCCTGGCGGAGGCAGCAGCACTGCTGGTGCTGCGAAAAAAG GGAGGCCTTCTGCTCGGAGGACGCGGAAGGCTGACGAGTGCCGCGCATCGGCAAAAGGCGATCGCGTTGATCGGTGAGGCCAAGGCCAGCGGAGCCACCCTCAGCGCTGCCTGCGGGGAGATCGGCATTTCCCTGCGCACCCTCAAGCGCTGGCGGAAGGCCTTTCTGGGTGATGGGGACGGAGAAGACCGCCGTAGAGGCAGCCCTCGCCATGTCGCCCACCGCCTGAGCGAGGAAGAACGCCAGCGGATCCTGCTCACCTGCAACCAACCGGAGTACGCCTCGCTGCCGCCGGGACAGATCGTGCCCGCACTGGCCGATCAGGACCTGTTCATCGGCTCCGAGTCCAGCTTGTACCGGGTGCTGCACGCGCATGGTCAGGCCCATCGCCGGGGCCGTGCACGACCACCACAGGAGCCACGGCCTGTGCCACGGCTGCGAGCGGATCGCCCCAATGCTGTGTGGTCGTGGGACATCACCTATCTGCCCACCACGGTGCGGGGTGTGTGGCTGTACCTCTATCTGGTGATCGACGTCTGGAGCCGCAAGGTGGTGGCCTGGGATGTCGCCGAACGAGAAGACGCGCAGATCGCCGCTGACCTGGTGGGTCGGGCCTGCCTGCGGGAGCGGATCAGCAGAGGCTGCCGCCAACCGCTGGTTCTCCACGCCGACAACGGCAACGCCATGCGGGCCGCCACCCTCGAGGCCCGGTTGGAAGAGCTGGGGGTGCTGCGTTCGTTCTCCCGGCCCCGGGTGTCGAACGACAATCCCTACTCGGAATCCCTGTTCCGAACCGTCAAATACCGTCCTGACTACCCGAAAAGGCCATTCACCAGCAAGGCAGAGGCCTGCGAGTGGGTGGCGTCGTTCGTGGATTGGTACAACCACCAGCACCGCCACAGCGGCATCAAGTTCGTGACGCCGGACCAGCGCCACAGCGGGGATGCGGCCGAACTCTGCCGGCGTCGTGCCGATGTCTACGAGAAGGCCCGGCAGAAGCACCCGCGTCGATGGAGCCGATCCACCCGCTGCTGGCGTCAGCCAGCGGTGGTGTGGATCAACAAGCCACCAGAAGAGCCGCAGAGGGCACTGGCCATACCATTGGGTCAGGCCGCCTGA